The following proteins are co-located in the Phaeodactylum tricornutum CCAP 1055/1 chromosome 2, whole genome shotgun sequence genome:
- a CDS encoding predicted protein, protein MPPPTTKTPSRRMTLGGASSSVQKNRRLSLDVGDPVPGQRAHRPPRASMIPRVSGQENSHPRPQQRQFVPPSPTSSVNKPTASSSRRSSFAGPDRRRSLLPPSSSSASAKVDPRPINDKSFQHNCSKALLTFLQESGYDYPISTKTLARPSGKDFANIVSFLLGQVDPEFSKGNVKFEDEVAMNFKAMGYPYPISKTALVAAGSPHTWPSLLAALHWLMEHLVIAKEARSEEMDETKPFESLEELSQKTDQAFFDYVGKAYTAYMANDEARSLYLEEEFAARFETYDNYLQQEVERFTDLNATIVERINALMGESQDLPTYAKKCEDYATDLQQFHDLIRQMDEHKAALELKIQERSTELVHTNAKLDKMNAHVKELKSVIATQELSLDEVRKMESEQKGVTEAMDRSLKLKRQREQALQHSRDELNTCVQKLDDAIATYNAKLADLASIPELGSKFAEIKAKLNKEKLAEDQKDMLGVDLQAVVRPLIEISKAQYESKADQAKWDYQDALDQREKAEEDLQDAQAKLQILTDKYQRCEERLHLEKEAQDAKLAVRARELTSMEEKVASLRDPVALEEQMASYERQCAELEALAETHEAENVAKKLAVLEEIESAMALMAEHESFCRHKIAELDAYWQNKKDTGVLRVPDSVALE, encoded by the exons ATGCCACCACCTACCACGAAGACTCCAAGCCGTCGTATGACACTAGGCGGCGCCTCTTCCTCCGTTCAGAAGAATCGACGCCTGTCCCTCGACGTTGGGGATCCGGTGCCGGGACAGCGTGCGCACCGCCCTCCGCGGGCGTCAATGATTCCCCGGGTATCGGGACAGGAAAATAGTCATCCCCGTCCACAGCAACGTCAATTCGTACCTCCGAGTCCAACTTCGTCAGTGAACAAGCCGACTGCAAGCTCGAGTCGTCGCAGTTCCTTCGCCGGACCGGATCGACGTCGGTCGCTTCTACCACCCTCTTCGTCCTCGGCTAGTGCCAAGGTTGATCCGCGACCCATCAACGACAAGAGCTTCCAGCACAATTGTAGCAAGGCGCTTCTAACTTTTTTGCAAGAGTCAGGCTACGATTACCCCATTTCGACCAAGACGTTAGCCCGTCCTTCGGGGAAAGACTTTGCCAATATTGTTTCCTTTCTGTTGGGTCAAGTGGACCCAGAATTTAGCAAAGGAAATGTCAAGTTTGAAGATGAGGTGGCCATGAATTTTAAAGCTATGGGTTATCCATATCCCATCAGTAAAACCGCTCTCGTTGCTGCCGGAAGTCCGCATACTTGGCCTAGTTTGCTCGCTGCCTTGCACTGGCTCATGGAACATTTGgtgattgccaaggaagCTCGGTCCGAAGAAATGGATGAAACCAAGCCATTCGAATCTTTGGAAGAACTATCGCAAAAGACCGATCAAGCCTTTTTTGACTACGTAGGAAAGGCGTACACGGCATACATGGCCAACGACGAAGCCCGCTCGTTGTATCTCGAAGAGGAATTCGCCGCCCGTTTCGAAACGTACGACAATTATTTGCAACAGGAAGTAGAGCGATTCACGGATTTGAATGCAACCATTGTGGAACGAATCAATGCACTAATGGGCGAGTCGCAAGA TCTGCCTACGTATGCGAAAAAGTGTGAGGATTACGCAACCGATTTGCAACAGTTTCACGATCTCATTCGCCAAATGGATGAACATAAAGCTGCGCTAGAGCTAAAAATTCAGGAACGCTCGACAGAACTTGTGCACACGAATGCGAAACTGGACAAAATGAATGCGCACGTAAAGGAATTGAAATCAGTGATTGCTACACAAGAGCTTTCTCTTGACGAAGTTCGCAAAATGGAAAGCGAGCAAAAGGGCGTTACGGAAGCCATGGATCGATCACTAAAACTGAAGCGACAACGCGAACAAGCGCTACAACACAGTCGAGACGAACTCAATACATGCGTCCAAAAGTTAGATGACGCCATTGCTACCTACAACGCCAAGCTCGCTGACTTGGCCTCCATTCCTGAACTTGGGTCCAAATTTGCCGAGATTAAAGCCAAACTCAACAAGGAGAAGCTGGCCGAAGACCAGAAAGATATGTTGGGAGTGGACCTTCAAGCGGTAGTGCGCCCCCTCATAGAAATATCCAAAGCACAATATGAAAGCAAGGCTGATCAAGCCAAATGGGATTACCAAGACGCCTTGGACCAACGggaaaaggccgaagaagATTTACAGGACGCTCAGGCCAAACTCCAAATCCTCACTGACAAGTATCAGCGCTGCGAAGAAAGACTGCACCTAGAAAAGGAAGCTCAAGACGCGAAGCTAGCAGTTCGAGCCCGTGAGCTTACttccatggaagaaaaggtagCCTCCCTCCGTGATCCGGTTGCACTCGAAGAGCAAATGGCTTCGTACGAACGCCAGTGCGCGGAACTAGAGGCTCTAGCGGAAACACACGAGGCCGAGAACGTGGCCAAAAAACTTGCCGTCTTGGAAGAGATCGAATCCGCCATGGCTCTCATGGCCGAACACGAATCGTTTTGCCGGCATAA